DNA sequence from the Dreissena polymorpha isolate Duluth1 chromosome 3, UMN_Dpol_1.0, whole genome shotgun sequence genome:
taaaacttgcagttacttgcaggctgttctggttttatgcacatagccattttcactttgcttcttagtgggtAAGGGTTAAGCATTCTAAAACTATCAATTAGCAGCAAATGAGTACTTAGCCAGCCGTCCCTACCCTGGAGGCACATGGGTCCAGTCCACTGGGGTCTACACTGACACTGGTAGGAACCCTTCGTGTTGATGCACGTACCGTTAGCACAGCGCTCCGTTCGACACTCGTCCACATCTGTGGGAGGACAATTATATATGAACCTCACTATGGGAAAtaggagcttaatgcatgtgcgtcaagtggtgtcccatattagcctgcgtctttaatgttttttttaattaaaggaagtctttcttagagaaaatctagtttaagcgcaAAGTGttctcactgattagcctgtgcagactacacagctgcacaggctaatctgtgatgacactttccacacatgcattaagctgagTTTTCTCACAGCATGGCTCGTATACATTCTTTGCATACAGATAAATGCAATAAAAGTGCTCAAGTTCAATTTGTATTATCcttttatttaacatttctcTAAATAGGCCGTCATCCCAGTTAGGAATTGGCATAACATGATCCTTACCACCTAATTGTTCCATATAAAGATATGCAGTTTAGGGGGTATTCTTTTGTAACTACCCTTACAAGCTTTTTTATTCCGCTGGTAAGGATGAAACAAAATGTTAGGTTAGAAGCCTTACAGAATTCACCGATgtaaatgaatttcattttgatgaaatattaatgtaaacctatttatttttgcatgaTTGCgtagaaagccttaggcttattgaaacactctcgagtccgtttcctgcgactataaccagtacttgctGTACTTAGGGGAGATAGAAGGAACGCTCCCATTTGGGGTTCACACCCATGACCATTCACaaccatatccactacgtcacTGCGACCTCCCAGATTCGTCTGAGCATAAAGGGTTAAATGGCTGAGTACCTAGTTCACAGTTGAGTCCGGTCCAGCCTGCATTACACTGGCAGATGTAGGAGCCGTTGGTGTTGATGCACGTTCCACCATTGAAGCATGGCACGTCAGGGACCTCGCCTGTTCCGCACTCATTCAAATCTGCAACACgtataataatacatattttatagaCAAAAGCCAGTCCAAACAGTtttgtgttaacatttttttttacttaagccTTCAATGGGGACTAATATGAGTTGGTTTGGTTTCGGCataatgacaatattaaattCTGCAGATcaattatttttgttcaaatgaaaTCAACTGGGTTCACAAAATCTGGCATTTCATTTGATCATTAATGTAGGGATATTTTATTCTGTCTCATATAAGACTGCGGACTTGAATGTTTGTCGGACAATTGATTTTGTGGTAGAGAAAACCATACACaatccacacacacacacaaatacattCAACAAATATTATTAGTTTCAGAGAAATAAAATGAAGGTACTACAATGACTATTAAATCTGTTCATATAAAGTCTTACAAACTCATTGCCGATTAGAGGCGTATTTTGACGCGTTTAAAGTCccttaaacagttttatttaactaaagaccgttcttactaaattcaaattttaaagaccacattttcaattctaagatactgatgaacagcaaacagtataaaacctgaacagactaagagtaactcgcaggctgttcataggtattatgctgtttgcaaatagccattttcacttagtttctgagtgggaaaggtttaaatgTGTTTCTGTGCAAGAAGCTTCATAAGTAAAACTCCTGTCAGATTTATGAGAGGAGCACTGAAAATCCACACAAATTAGAGTATAACAAATAGCATTGGTTTTACAGTAAGTTCAGCAAGATAATTTTTATAATTcaagtgaaataaaacaaaaaggtATTTGAGTctttattagtttaaacctatttagtttTGCATGATTGCATAGAagcttaacccttaaagcgctggagctgaattttaaaggcctttgcaaacagtttggatccagatgagacgccacagaacgtggcgtctcatctggatccaaactgtttgctattctgatagtattctttgaaaaaaattcgaagaaaatgctaattttagaaatttagcagacgacattttagcagacgacaaattacccagcatgcaaagggttaaggcttaTTGAActactctcgagtccgtttcctgggaatgTAACCAGCACTTGCTGTCTTTGGGGAGATAGAAGGAACGCTCCCATTTGGGGTTCAAACCCACGACCTCCGAactgcggacaccatatccactacgtcacTGCGACCTCCAAGATTCTTCTGAACAAAAAGGGTTTAATGGCTGAGTACCTATTTCACAGTTGAGTCCGGTCCAGCCTGCCTTACACTGGCAGATGTTGGAGCCGTTGGTGTTGATGAACGTGCCACCATTGAAGCATGGCACGTCAGGGACCTCGCCTGTTCCGCACTCATTCAAATCTGCAACACgtataataatacatattttatagaCAAAAGCCAGTCCAAACAGTtttgtgttaacatttttttttactaaagcCTTCAATAGAATCTTATATGAGTTGATTTTGTTTCgatataatgacaatattaaattCTGCAGATcaattatttttgttcaaatgaaataaactgGGTTCACAAAATCTGGCATTTCATTTGATCATTTATATGAGGATATTTTATTGTCTCATATAAGACTCCAGACTTGAATGATTGTCCGGgattgtagcgccgttaaatgtcgcatcgccgttatatgtcacaggctacgagatttgtcgcaacgttgacgaaaAATGTCGCAAGGAAGATtcatgtcgcaaatcctactgacgatatatgtcgtaACTTTAGCGATAGATGTCGCAacaatttcaactgccgatatatgtcgcaacattaacgataaatgtcgcacacctttgtaagtcaagtaaacaatgaaaagttgaagttaaatgactaaaactttaaaggttagatctagattacccgaTGAAGTTCTTTGGGCCGAATTTCACCAGAATGGTCAGTGTTTTGTTAGAATTGTccaaaatggtcagttgtggtcagtattttccaAAATTTTCAGTTGCGGTCAGTATTTCTAAAATGGTCAGTTGTTGTCAGTATTGACCCAGTCAGTTCTTATAAATCTTGGCTCgagtagccagttgttgatttccctgtgctaaatggactgctgttatcaagattggcGAAAGGTTGTtagatgtgataaaactgtaacattataACAGTATCACAAATTACGATAACATTTTATTGATTACTATGTTAGTTGTATGACcgtagtacatgtatcattatctaagttaatgtattactattttgcaGACGCACTTGCATATACCGGAGTTTttactggcatactgatgaactgAAAAAacatatgttctttttattttttcaatatcgttGCCTTCAATTTATGCTTAACATATAGGCAGCGGTTTTCTATGTCGCCGATTCACTGACTTGCTGCAGAGTATCAATCTGGTGAAAAATAGCTCATCACCGATTATCAGTGAACTGAGCCTTCTGTTAGTCTGTTGTTATTAGTCTGTTAGATATTTCCTTTACTGTCGTGAATATAAAAGTATTTGGTAAGTAACAGTGTCAAAGATCATCCTCCGTACtcagtaattttgttttaatagattCCCTAGCCTTTTGGAATTTGAACTCGTATCTTTTAAACTAACCAATCACGAAAATGACCGCATTAACATTCAACATGTATATAttatctgacacgagttgtcggTTTATATCATTGTTTGTTAAACGAAttcagaaattttgttagtaagcgagcctttggcttTACTACTTatttggacgagttaaaaaaatagtatgaaatgacaactcgtgtcagatcgtTTTTAGGTGTTCGCTGACGAACAACGAACAACGAAGGTTAATAGCAAGTTTTGCAAGCtagatttgaaataatttatcCATATTTGCTTAAActcataacacacatttcatgcggtgaatatgtgaCTGACAAGTgagaaaacaataacaatttaaacctttttatacattaaattattttagaAACGTACTTTTTCTTACTTTATTTGATGAGAAAGTATTGTCCTGTTGAAACTAAAGAAAAATACGTCAATTTGCGATTAATGCATTGCAGAAGATAGTGCGTTCGTAACAAAATATTGGTGACCGTGGGGAGGGAGGGGCGAGTTGGGTATAGGAATTACACGTTAATACCAAGTCATGAACATATTTACACATGAAATGgaaataaatgtaatgaaacatttaatttctATGGGAAAATGGCTGAACTGGGAGGGAGTTCCCCAAAGAAATCTTACATGGAATGCGATCTGGACCATGGAATGTGACAGACTTAGTTTCCTGCTTAAGTCTGTCTACGACGTGCTGCCAAGTCCAACAAACTTAATGACTTGGGGTCTTACCGACACGCCGTATTGCAAGCTCTGTGGAAGACCAGCGAATCTTGAACGTGTCCTGAGCTCATGCAGGACATCCCTGTCTGATGACTGATATAGATAGCGTCACGACAGGGTTCTTGCTTCAATCGCAGAGCATCTGGATCAAGCACGAAAAGCGCAGAAGACGACCAACAAAGGCCCTTCGTTTATTTTCTTTGTCAAAGATGGAGAAGAAGGGGCAAAGGCCAAACGCGCATGTGCAATTCTTGTAACGGCAACCGATTGGAGAATTGAAACAGACTTGAAGAAACAGCTCAAGTTTCCACAGGAGATCACCGTGACGAACCAGAGACCCGACATAGTACTCTGGTCAGCTGCATCAAAACAGGTTGTGATGGTGGAGCTCACAGTACCATGGAAGTAGCGGTTCGAGGAAAGCTTTGCACGAAAACACACAGTACCAGGCTCTTACAGATACCTGCACAGAGAAAGGCTGGAAGGCATGGTGTTTTCCGGTGGAGGTGGGCTGCAGAGGTTTCCCAGCGCAATCACTGTGGCGCACTTTTAGCAGACATTGGGTTACAGGCCAGGTCCCGAAACGGGCCATATCGGTTGTTGCATGTGAAACGGAGTCTGCTTCCTTGTAGCTATGGCGGAAGATAAAGGAGAAGTGGATAGGGGGACACAGGGCAGTTGAG
Encoded proteins:
- the LOC127871204 gene encoding fibropellin-3-like, whose translation is MEACEKLYSGVKLRIVFVLVLHIGAGVHTFHTYLNECGTGEVPDVPCFNGGTFINTNGSNICQCKAGWTGLNCEIDLNECGTGEVPDVPCFNGGTCINTNGSYICQCNAGWTGLNCELDVDECRTERCANGTCINTKGSYQCQCRPQWTGPMCLQGRDGWLKAIQFSMQKLN